The Nocardia sp. BMG111209 genome includes a window with the following:
- a CDS encoding transglycosylase SLT domain-containing protein — translation MTQPQDTSEHLERQADSPPSAATTTQRRPARSRRGNPRPPRPAAAVPAPDAHPGRAQQAPKPTPNGPSPTPTTLGSDSGATAPAGSAGMLGATMMALSAISAQFGDGQPTANTGQPYAPPNLPTDAPTVPMLWDGNIGGGYATAATARSGSATAMEQLNAELAQLLRGSTDDTARGRAVMAAIVADVDAAVTAVGPIENTSAGRQLLASALADALQRANSTLGQGESAAAVTADKVSALADRYLSAANRARTGYASAPRGSGGPPLARPSGRVGQWIGDAMQILRASGIDPQLMDPAAIAAIIDHESAGNPNAINNWDSNAAAGHPSKGLMQTIDPTFNAYALPGHTNVWNPVDNIIAGVRYAIHRYGSLDNVPGIVNMHHGGHYVGY, via the coding sequence ATGACCCAGCCCCAGGACACCTCGGAACACCTGGAGCGGCAGGCCGATTCGCCGCCCAGCGCGGCGACCACGACCCAGCGGCGACCGGCGCGGTCCCGCCGCGGTAATCCACGGCCACCCCGGCCCGCGGCCGCGGTACCCGCACCCGACGCCCACCCCGGCCGGGCCCAGCAGGCGCCGAAGCCGACACCGAACGGCCCTTCCCCGACCCCCACCACGCTGGGCTCGGACTCCGGGGCGACGGCGCCGGCCGGCAGCGCCGGCATGCTCGGAGCGACCATGATGGCACTGTCCGCCATCTCCGCGCAGTTCGGCGACGGGCAGCCGACCGCGAACACCGGACAGCCCTACGCACCACCGAATCTGCCGACCGACGCTCCGACGGTGCCGATGTTGTGGGACGGCAACATCGGTGGCGGATATGCCACCGCCGCCACGGCCCGGTCCGGGAGCGCCACCGCGATGGAGCAATTGAACGCCGAACTCGCACAGCTGCTCCGGGGCTCGACCGACGACACCGCACGCGGCCGGGCCGTGATGGCCGCGATCGTCGCCGATGTCGACGCGGCGGTCACCGCGGTCGGACCGATCGAGAACACCTCGGCCGGAAGACAATTGCTCGCCTCGGCCCTGGCCGATGCCTTGCAGCGCGCGAACTCCACACTCGGACAGGGCGAGTCGGCCGCCGCGGTCACAGCGGACAAGGTGTCGGCACTGGCCGACCGCTACCTGAGCGCGGCGAACCGCGCGCGCACCGGTTATGCCTCCGCCCCACGCGGTTCCGGCGGGCCGCCACTGGCCCGGCCCTCCGGCCGGGTAGGCCAGTGGATCGGCGACGCGATGCAGATCCTGCGGGCCAGCGGGATCGACCCGCAACTGATGGATCCGGCGGCGATCGCGGCGATCATCGATCACGAGTCGGCGGGCAATCCCAACGCGATCAACAACTGGGACAGCAACGCGGCAGCCGGCCATCCGTCGAAAGGCCTTATGCAGACCATAGATCCGACGTTCAACGCATATGCGCTCCCCGGGCACACCAACGTATGGAATCCGGTGGACAACATCATCGCGGGCGTCCGGTACGCCATCCACCGCTACGGGTCGCTGGACAACGTCCCGGGCATCGTGAACATGCACCACGGCGGCCACTACGTCGGATACTGA
- a CDS encoding NlpC/P60 family protein, with product MRTDRGRAAHPWQSGRDVGDAAGGSPVPATSGPDGVDERRGDSPPAAAGSGEDVETTGSDSADVGDPFVATDPARGESTDPAGNSPASVVSATSETGGPGSWTANGRPVTTAAADTTAGTGTGTASAASPTAVTASAGHPAGSTGTGPISTVGAATSGVGGTGAHPAAVASGAAPYSTVPVSGRTAPFGSTSNDRPAHSDSTGQQPGTAPNADMLNMLPALLSAMSGLGSGKGAGSGSGTSPQAQQARQALQDLADSHGTGDTTSPGTGGTTAPRTGGTGSGGGTGSSGSASAALNAKQIYQRTASTAFGNLDNKLVSYVNELGGVTSGNRANMDRLLSEVNTALSQIGPDATTVAGQYRVHALLATALHDAQVIAGDTGSSAAGTAAAINELTRQYVYNVSGQDYRANFHGSRGHGTFTASSTASSAAQQAISTAESELGKPYVYGAEGPNSFDCSGLVQYAAASAGVSIPRTASQQYQQLPKVNPADIRPGDLIFPAAEFNNGSPGHVMMYIGNGQCIEAPHTGDVVKIIGLPRSYAASRWS from the coding sequence GTGCGGACGGATCGCGGCCGGGCCGCGCATCCCTGGCAGTCCGGCAGGGATGTGGGCGACGCGGCCGGTGGCAGCCCGGTGCCGGCCACGAGCGGACCGGACGGCGTGGACGAGCGTCGAGGCGACAGTCCCCCGGCGGCCGCGGGATCCGGGGAGGACGTGGAGACGACCGGATCGGACAGCGCCGACGTCGGCGATCCGTTCGTCGCCACGGATCCGGCCCGGGGCGAGTCCACCGACCCGGCCGGGAATTCGCCTGCCTCCGTGGTGTCGGCGACGAGCGAGACCGGTGGGCCGGGCAGTTGGACAGCGAACGGGCGGCCGGTGACCACTGCCGCCGCGGACACGACCGCCGGTACCGGAACCGGCACGGCGTCTGCCGCGAGTCCGACCGCTGTCACCGCATCGGCCGGGCATCCCGCCGGGTCCACCGGCACCGGCCCGATCAGCACGGTGGGTGCGGCCACGTCGGGCGTCGGCGGCACCGGGGCCCATCCCGCGGCTGTTGCTTCCGGTGCCGCGCCGTATTCGACCGTGCCGGTATCCGGCCGGACCGCGCCGTTCGGCTCCACGTCGAACGACCGGCCCGCGCATTCGGATTCGACCGGGCAGCAGCCCGGGACGGCACCGAACGCCGACATGCTGAACATGCTGCCGGCGCTCCTGTCGGCGATGTCCGGGCTGGGCAGCGGCAAGGGTGCCGGCAGCGGGAGCGGAACGAGTCCGCAGGCGCAGCAGGCCCGGCAGGCGTTGCAGGATCTGGCCGACAGCCACGGTACCGGCGACACCACCTCGCCCGGGACCGGCGGCACTACGGCGCCGCGGACCGGTGGTACCGGTTCGGGCGGCGGCACCGGGTCGTCCGGTTCGGCTTCCGCCGCGCTGAACGCCAAGCAGATCTATCAGCGCACCGCATCCACGGCGTTCGGAAACCTGGACAACAAGCTGGTGTCCTACGTGAACGAACTGGGCGGCGTCACGTCGGGTAATCGCGCCAACATGGACCGGCTGCTGAGCGAGGTGAACACGGCGCTGAGCCAGATCGGCCCGGACGCCACGACCGTCGCCGGGCAGTACCGGGTGCACGCGCTGCTCGCCACCGCCCTGCACGACGCTCAGGTCATCGCCGGTGACACCGGCTCGTCCGCCGCGGGCACCGCCGCGGCCATCAACGAACTGACGCGCCAATACGTGTACAACGTCTCCGGCCAGGACTACCGGGCGAACTTCCACGGCAGCCGGGGCCACGGCACGTTCACCGCGAGTTCGACGGCGAGTTCGGCCGCGCAGCAAGCTATTTCGACCGCCGAGAGCGAATTGGGCAAGCCGTATGTCTACGGAGCGGAAGGCCCGAATTCCTTCGACTGTTCCGGTCTCGTGCAGTACGCGGCCGCCTCCGCCGGCGTCTCGATCCCCCGTACCGCCAGCCAGCAGTACCAGCAGTTGCCGAAGGTGAATCCCGCCGACATCCGGCCCGGCGATCTGATCTTTCCGGCGGCCGAATTCAACAACGGCAGTCCCGGCCACGTGATGATGTACATCGGCAACGGGCAGTGCATCGAAGCGCCGCACACCGGCGACGTCGTCAAGATCATCGGCCTGCCGCGCAGTTACGCGGCCAGCCGCTGGAGTTGA